From the Mya arenaria isolate MELC-2E11 chromosome 17, ASM2691426v1 genome, the window tgtcagtcaattgttcCTGGGTATTTATGAAGTATTACAGAAttaagtaccgtggttgccgatgATGAAAAACTACTAACATAACAGGGACAAATATGATGTTACCTGGTGTTCCGCCTGTCTAATTGTTTCCTCTTCCCGTTGCTTGTAGTATTTATCGAGATTTCCAACGTTCGACCCCTCCCGTTGTGTCTCATTGAGACGTTGAAACTTTGTCCAGTCTGGTATACTCACCATTTTGACTGGTTTTCAATTTTATGGGTAGTTTGTTAGATTCAACTGAAAAGgagaaaaacaattaatttacttattagttttttttctaacagaaatattattagtgaaatattgtGCTGTAATACCATTATAGACTTATAATGAGATGAATTTCCATTTTTATGACActgtgaaataaacaattagaTAGCACTGTTACTCTAAGTAAAAGATCATGCTGTATGATAGTAGTCGATTTAGTACCAGTCCTCAGAGCTTGGTCAACTCAGGCCCGGCACTACGATTGTTTCCAGgttggtttcaataaattttacgTAATCAGGAATTCTTTTGATTTTAACAGGCATGTATACATAGCAATTCAAATGTTAAAGGCTTCAGACTTGTTGAGtcaaatttaaactttaatgACTGCTGTACACAGTCTCAAATAAGCCTTGTTTGCTGAAGTTTATAccaaattacttaaataaatcataaacataaacttttatttcaacCAAACATCTCAAATGACATGTTTCTTAAACCGCCCAATATCTTAGCAATAccgttgtgaaaataattttcttggcttaatgtcaataaattaatacatttgtagTATATAGAGAAGACAGTGGGaagattttcaataaattggtaaagttaacaacgatgttaacatcatcattgttaactttcaaatctttactgtCACTCTGGaacttgtgatctgctgtatttctaacaagatttgagacaactgtttcagctgtactcattttatttaaatatatatatatatatgagcacATCTTAAACTAATCCTGTTTGAAAGTTAACAGCAATATTGTTAATCAAATTGTTAACCTTAATGAAGTTCTGAACTTTCAGTCTTATTTTATACtaatcaaataacaaaataacttaaataacaattaaaacctTATATCTATAatctatttatatttgatatatcaaCAGAATGCCCAAGTTCATTAAATAACATCAATTAAATAGTTATTAGAATGCATCCTTCAATGTAGATGTAGAAAAGTaagatgaaaaaacaacaaacattatacaGTAATTTTTACAAGAGCTGGACCCAAAACCTATTTTGCAAAATGATTGGTTGTACAGGGAGCTGTATTACAGTGTAGATTGATTGCTGTTACTTTTAAACGGTTGCACgtgtgtttattcataaatgacGATTAAGTTTGATCTCCAGCTTACTTTTGCgtcaaaatgaaacttaattaaATTTCCTTCAATCTTTGCGGAGGCATTATATCACAAAAGTAGGAACACAGATGACATTGAttcaacaataataaaaatttaatctatttttccattcattgcatattttgattattttcctATCCCAGCAACCAATGTTAGCGCTGCCATATAGGAAAGACTCGTAACAAACCTTCTTTATATATGTTAAGTTTATAATCCGGTACAACTTTTAACGCCAAAGAACCAACTGCAGTATTGAGTTTAgtaaagtttattaaaattaatctATAAATTGTACACGCAGAGTGTTTTATTCATTGTGAAAATTGCTAATAAAGACATTACGGTGCCTGGCAATCAGAAGCAAAGCCATTAAATCTGGGCCTATTTCCGTACAAAGCCCTGCTTTAAAAAGAGCCTTCTTTCAAAGTTTTAGAAAAggatatttaaaatcaaacaagtCTTGAGTTCCATTATATTCGATTGTTTCCTCCTGGGACTTCAAAGTCCAGCTTTCCACCAAACCTGATCactgaacatttttgtttaactgcTGAAGGACATTAGTGTTCAAcgttatattttgtccaatgagaaggcagtatttcttaAGTTTTCTCATACATTAATATCACAAATTATTCACAAGTCAACAGTTATTGATTATAATCAATTTAAGTGGTAGATTAAAACAATGGTTGGCCAAGTTAGTAGCTAGTTTCGACAATATAATGTAAACCACTAACCACTTTTTTTCAAACTCTTTGATCAAGCTATTTAAAATCAGACCAGATCAGATCAATTTTGAGTTTGATTATATTGGATACCACCACTTAAAAGTCCAGTTTTCCATCAAACCCTGGATCACCCAACGATTTTCTGGGACTCGTTTAGTTTAACTGCTAAACGAAATTAAACATTCAATTATTCATGTAGTCATTAGttgtttgaagttttatttcTGGCTAGAAGTTGAAActtgatatttgaatatcaatatatgttCAATACAAGGCAAAACCATTACACTTATTTTGCAGTTTTTAGATCAATTAAAATTGAGCAATCTTTCAAATACTGTCTCTATGTCATTCATAGGGTTTAGCAtatgaaaataatcataaaaaaaacattcatatatatatatatatatataatgttatttaaatttagtattaattttagttataatCATTTGTACATTAATTATTGCTATAAAAAAGTCATCATAATACAATTAtagtatcattttttaattcataaataatCATACTAAAAAAGGTTGAAGAATATGCAAGGAAAAAAGTAGGGCAAAAATGATTAGCATTACTAATGGATAAAAGCTCTAAAAGGCTTTAATGTTTAGAATGGAGggaaaacaaaactgaaacCATCTTCCAAGTCAATTTCATAACGATTTCAGAACCTATGCAGTTAGGCACAGCAGTCAGGCACAGACAATCAGAAAGGTTCATTTCAATTGTGGGGACAAAAAGTTTAAGGGTATAAACGTGAAATTTATACCAACAAGTGTTGATTAAATAAATCAACCTTAATTAGACTTGAAAAAGAGGTCAAAACTGCATAAGAtctattgtatatatatatacataatgtattgaaaataatgaaatattacaacttaTTTGATCATatctgttgtttatttttataattccgCATTTATCAAACTGTTTTCATTATATCAGAGTATGAACATACAAACTTCCTTACCAGTTCAAAAACACGTAAAATTTTATGCAAATGTAAAGTATCCAACTCACAATCCAACCGACACCAAAAGAAGGAAAAACAATCTATCGAAGAAACCTTCTACGTTATTCTAATAAACTCTGGTAATCCATAGGCTGCAAGTCACCATATAAAAAACCTTTACAgagatattttaattgatagTTTCTTTAACCCTAATTCTTTGGGCGCATTTCTCTACCCGAAGATATAAACCAATCAATATTGACGTTTCACAATATTGCAACCAAATATCTAATAGCAGTTAAGccttatatcaatattttaacagaatCATACCATGAAATATGAGCTTCCCGTTTAAATGGATAATTCAGGTGTCAAAATAGTGTTATTCCATTTATTTCCAAACTGAACTATCGAGGATAAAAGATTTGCAGTATTCAACGAGGCTTAAATCACCATACTGGCAATATGACAAATAACATTATAAGACAGATAAACCTCACTGTAATATTACCCATTAGATCTTAAAATCTGCacttttattaccaatttaatttttgtttaagattAATAAGTGCAATACTTGGGTAAAAATACCTGCAtttctatataaattataatatcttATCTTTAATTTATGGCGGtaagacatttttaaaagttatgatttctatataaattataatatcttATCAGTAAATTTATTgctttaagacattttttagCTACTGATTTACAATTAATGGTACTacaaactttttaagatatatcttcataataatttataatggtCCTTAAATTAAACACTAATAACCAAGCAAATTTGCTTTAGCTGATACTGCATAAATTCATTAACCTgagtttataatatttattttgaaaaaaatatgtgtttcttttaaaaataaaatagataattttCAAAGGTTTGAAATGTGTATTACAGACATTATAAGGGACCctaaataatatcaatgaaTGACAGTACAATCATTTTTTCATGTTGGTAATTCCAAGTAgttaaatattatcaatttaaaaaaaaatactgttgatGAAGTCAATGTCACAGATTTTGCAAAACACATAAATTTGCAATTGACGTAATCAATTATTGACCACAACACAATATTTTACACAAGttcttgattttgtttaaagactTCTCACTGCAGCCCATTGGGTCGTTTAATAATTAAAAGCAAAGGAATTTATTTTCACACAGAAGAAACTTTACAAGCTAGTGGCATTTTGCACAGACTGTTTGTAACTAAAATAAAGTATATGACAGTCATACTGATTCAATAATTTACTAATACTAGTATAGTACTTTTGACAGTGTATATTGTAATTGAATGTGCTTTAAAGATAAGATAGAGATGTGTTTTGTCAGATGtttgatttttgtatcattaaacAAGATAATTTTTGTAtaggttattgtttattttgagacctttatggaaattaaacattaaagcaCAGCGGGGCTTAATATGATAAGCAAACATTTCAACTATAATGATACTCAAATATATCAGacttatatttaaaagaaacaacttCATTACGAACAACCTCTATTTTGATTTGactaatattatataataaatcacTATCATAATATCactatgaaaatataatatcacTATGGAAATATACTaacagatattttaaaaaaatactaaaatgccattttaaccaattatatacaattaattaaaaaaacacactaaaaatTAGCTCTTAGAAACAAAATCACAGTAAAACAAAGTTTAACAGATATCATTATATCATTAacttttacattattatttatgtaaatattgttagtttttcttatctaaaaataaaatcaaccaAACTTTGTGATGtttcatagttatatttattaagtGTTAATAAAAGTGCAGTAACAATGTTTAGACCTATAATTGAAAAAACACTCATAGATGATTGTTTGTGGAATAACAACATGTAGGGCTACCTGGTCCCATGTGTGAACACCACCAAATCCTGATACTTTACACTGTCACACAGTTATAGATGCATTGTTGATATCCTGGTTAAAAAGTCATGGTTTAAGAAtgtgtgttattttcatatatatttaaaaaaatatttgccatTGGATATATTGGTGATCTAAGGAATGCACATCATCAGATGAGATTGATGCAAGTAaaacagtcatcgaaattagacttttggatcaacaagcccgaattattatactattgcttagcatcaaatttttgaacaagccctgctatataaaattcagaatttgagcaagcccgaaagacattttaccagtgcagggcttgtgggcttgtgctaatttcgaccactggtaAAACGTCTAAGTTGTCAgttaaacaacaacattttaatctCAGTCTATTCAGTTCTAAACTCAATTTAGTTCTGACATCCATCAATTAAAATAACTCCTCGTATTTTGTGTGGGGAGGAACTTAATAAGAGTAACTATTATAAAAGGTCACCTATTTTAGAGCTCTGTACTTGTGTTCAACCAGCAATATGGTCCCCTAGTTGATCTCTTGGTCCCTCAATTTGtcttataaaatgtatgaattaGTGAGAATTTTCATtcgtaaaataaacacaaacatttgattattgtatatatatcgCAGTGTTTTagaatgcattttaatatattctttGGCCAAAAGATGAACTTGGGGACCAAAGTGCATGACAAAAATAGCTGGTAGCCACTATATgggctttttatttttagcgctttattgttataatatcataatatgaAAGCACAAACATTTTCAGGACTTataaaaaattacaattttaatccGGGAGTATTGGACccagttttaattaaatgttgttgttttagaagAGATTTGAAATCATTGCACTTAATAAACTATGTAATTATTGGCAGTCAGTTATATGGAAGTAGGAATCTGCaagtaaaaaattataaaaagacTATAAATGGTCGTTAAACTGACCGgaactagtctaaaataatagacgtgttaaacgggattcttccaatccctaacgtctaaacgggaatgtgcaaaaaacgggggtgttttaaaaatattgaaattgttttaagtgaagtattttatggttgaaattgatcataaagagttatactCATATTtcaccatgtaagtgaaatgttattttgcactaaacaagcatttaatgcattaaaacaagttgtttacctttccaataaaacgaaagttgactgacacagacaacaattatgcgaaggggtacaactcgatacaatcgtaatagctcggcctcctccgagaaagcttcgagatagaccttgttatacaatcgtaacaactcggccatggccaaaatgttccgagcgatttaaaactgtgccctaaagccttgcaggtgcccttcatgtatatatcgttatgttttgacagaatgaaatgaagaaaagccatcaaactcataattataagttggatatttattttttgtgtacagaactaatataaaataacattatctggtaatatttcttgtttttatgatattttatagacgctatatgctttaacccggaatcctgatcggaacaactacccacttttgatactaaacaatttgtacgtgaaggatttgccatatcaaatatctaaaaaaaaaacgtcaacgtacaattatttggactagaccGGAACCAAAGGCCAAACTTCACGTTTTCCTTGTTACAAAATTTAAGGTTTACCAAACAAGATCAGTCAGCAACATAGAACTGTTTGATACAGTTTTTTAAACTGATGTGCATGAAGTTGAGTAGAACAAAGTAGTAATTTGTagttcaaaacaattaaataaacttgcgaatagttattttaaataaactgtttttcttttcattcccTAATTCAACCCATGCTTCATTCGATAGGGAACATAATGTTTAGAAAGTTAAACCAACTTTACCATTAATGGAATCACTGTCATTCAGCTAAATAGGACTATTTTGTCCATCAAAAATTATCAATTAGTTATCCATTTGTAAACGTCTCCCCAAGCAACTTGACAGGTTTATGATTATGTTATTCAATTCATACAGGCGCTTGACGGATAGCAAAATATTGTATATGCGTCTTTTAACTTTGATCGCGTTTTTCGCGAAATTGAAAACCAGTCGACAAGATGTCTGCGCCCTTATCATCCACTTTTCTGAGTTTTCCGTGTAAAATTGCGGAAATTCGATTAGACAGAGCCCTTGCATGTGGCCAAAACTTCAGGTTTCTATTTACCTAACGTTTATTTCTTCATACGATTTAAAATTGCGCTAAACAATTCATGCTTTCCCGAAGTAATTGAAAATGTCACCAAATTTCGCGATGTAAACATATTGATTTGGAacctggtcaaatagcccccaagttAAAAAGCCCCCTAGTCAAAACGCCCCCacacttttggtcaaatagcccccacttggaaaaaaatggtcaaaacgccCCCAATTTGGTCAAACAttcccattttggtcaaatagcctgcactcatgttattatttgaaattatattatgaAGGTaggttgtaatatttttaagatatattccATCTACATAATTGcttatcaaacatttataaactaattTCAAGACATTACATTTGttgacaattaaaatgttttaaaatatattaaaatcaatttgccctgaaaaaaaataatttgcccTGAAAAGGATTGTTTTCATGAtttcaatttgtatttataGTCTTTGTTTATGCCAACATAAATATCTACTGGAAGCAGTTTTAGTTTATCTTTTAATTTCACTCAGGAGGAGAAAACTAATTAAATGCTACGTTTAAATTTCCTTGGCAAACTCGTTCCATATTTGTTACATTAAAGTTGGAGTCTTATGCTGGGACTGGTTACATTCTCCACCCTGGTTTGCCTGGCAATACAGCGACATGTACACTTTTGTTAATAAGATATTTAACAGAAATGGATGTTTCGGAAATATTGGATTAGGTGGAACTTAGGGATTGTATGATTATTATGGCATATTGGATGTTTACGAATGATATAAAAGGAGAGGATTATGTTTTGAGAGTAGAATATAATTGGGATTGAGTAAATATACATCATGACACTCTGTTATGAGATTACCAAATAAAACGTGGTTGAATGTTAGACAGTATTTCTCTTGTTTATTATGCCCAGAGAATTTTAGGCGCTACAGATATATAtctatttgtttgtattttattttctgtttataatgtttaatctaGCCTGGGGTTGGTTATATCTCGACATTATTATGTACAGGCGCCACATATCAGCCcttctttatttattaaaataaaaaaatcccattATGCCAACCACATGGGTAGCTCCAGGTTGCAATTAATATAACACATACGGTAACATAGCATAGTTTCCAACAAAAGTGCAGAGCTCGGTGAGACTTAACTAATAACACTGGAGGATGAGCTACTACGGACAGCAGGAAGCAGGGTAACATGTCAGTACTTGACCATAACCAGGCGTAATAATGGACTGATTTTGCTGATAATGTATTGTGTATAAGAAATAGACTTTTAactaatttcaaagaaaacaccTTCTTGAAATACCTTGTCACCCTGGTAACATTACGGTAAATCAATAACAGCAAATAGAAATAGAACTGCAAATAGGAATAGAGTCAGATATTGAGTTATTGTATTAAGGTGGTCAGAGTCAGTGTCATGGTTGGAAACCACAGTACTTGAATCTGttatactttataaataaatgggacaattgactgacaaaatctctttttaaaatatgtatacatacatgccatatcccccggcgggggggaataatcccccggaatttcaaCCAATCCCCTGGTCGCCCGCcggggatttttttttcttcaaaactagcttaaggttgacagtggaaagcatcaataatattatgagtgtgaaattccatgaaggaccattattgtaatttgagtgtatttctgtatttattcttatattttaaatgcacatattgcgcaaattttcgtcacataaaaatcccctggtgtaatatcaaaatcccctggaattcagaccaaaaccccctgggaagcctctcagaaatatggcatgtatgtgtatatgataactttttttcaataaattcacattttacaattaaatattcttCACTCAGTAGTGTCAGTAGCCACCACTGCCGAGTGGTCTTGACTACtgacaaatattattgtactgaAAAGTAGGACCCGATTCGAGTCCTGGATTCCACCagaattataatttttaatggGAAAGCATCTAGTACCATGCAGAACCAAtcaaactgcctcattaattattcataattacGAGATTTTCTTAGCCAAATCACCCATTGTACACAAAGAAGCATAGTGTTGAAGTGTATTGGGGGTTTCAGATGATGGGTCACAGTCTGGTATTAACATTGTCTTGAATCTGATCTGTTAATTACCTCATTTATTTAATCATgcaataatgtttctttttaagtcCAATTATTATGattcttatattatacaatgCAGATGGAAGCAGACAACACAAGGGGAATGGACAGGGGTTATTGGCAATGCAGTATGGCGATTGAAGCAGTCTGAAACAGAGATTTTCTACCAAACCTTCCGCAACGTTCACTCCACATTGCCAATGATACACCCAAGTAAGTCTCCTTGCAATATTTATGATTGGTTGTATTCTGTATAAAAGCTtgtagtttttaaacaaataatacattcaatttgtacattcatttaattaaaaaggcCTTCAGAAAAGTTTCCATTGACAGATACATTTTCAGAGTTAAACAATGATGATgttcatatttgtttgattaattACCTGGTACCGGGGTAATTCAAGCTGCGTTTTGCTGTTGTTATCCAGAGATCtgaattttttaaaaagagaatataaaaacttatataatttatgatcTTTTTTGAACCAAGGTTAGCTGATAGTTGTTTGGGTACAATacctttgaaaataaaagagtgacatgaattttattttgaaaatacaaacatattcatttttaaaattctgATTCTGTTTTAACCTATACTTCTTTTAGTGCACAAGTTTTCTTCGGAGGACAGCTTAGAGAGCTGCTGCAAGTGTGTTTCAAATGGCAAGAAATCTGAAGACATTATGTGCAATTGCCAAAAAACTGACTTAAATATTCTAAGAGATTACTTACAGCTTAATGTCAGCTTAGAAAATATGTATGAACTGTGGTCAGAAAGTGACGAAAACTTCAGAAATGTTGCAAGAACTTTTACTGGTATTAGAATGCTAAGGCAAGACCCGATTGAATGCCTCTTTTCCTTCATATGTTCTtctaataataacatttcaCGGATAACATCTATGGTAGAAAAACTGGCTTCTAATTATGGCGAAAAAATCATGGAATTAGATGGTCAGGAGTACTTTTCATTTCCACAAGTGTCGTCATTGGCAAAAGATGGGGTTGAAGAGCGTTTAAGAACCCTTGGGTTTGGATACAGAGCTAAATATATACAGGTAAGGTAGCACCACTTCATAGAAAAATGGTGCTGTTATATGAGCCATACCCTGAGACTTAAATTACTTATATGTTACTAACCATAAACCATAAACTTTTGAGTCTTTGAACTAAAAATGTGACTtttaatttagataaataatttgattttccaTTACAGAAAAAATTCTGTTTTGTACCCTTTCAAATGTTTACTGATTAGtttgtattgttaataaataaccattgttttctaaatttaatgcataaatatgaaaaagtcATGTGTTTTTATGTATTGACCAGTCATTGTCTTTCGACTTGTTGACTCAGATGATAATAGGCTAAGTGTTTTCAAGTAAATTGTAACCGTGGTGACTGTGACAGTACATGTATCCCTTTACCACTACCTGCATTTATTCCAGAGGTCTGCTGAATACATAATAGGACAGGGTGGGGAAAAATGGCTGTATGACTTACGGGAAATGGACTATCCAGATGCAAAGGCTAGCCTGCTGAAATTGTGTGGAGTTGGGGCTAAGGTATTGATTTTCAAGTGAATTCATCAGAGCTACAGAAAAGGGTTGTAATGGGcgtaaatacactttaaaaatcGCCCATTACGACATAAAATCAAACagctgtttaaaaaaataaatagggCGTAGCATTCATCCGAGTATTTTTTACCGTTCTAGCTAGCCATTTTGACTAAATGTTAAACCGGTTTGTCAAAATCGATTTACTATCTTAAGAGACATTCACAAGGCTATCAGCCAAAAAAGCAAAATAGTgaagatgtttaaattaatcAGGACTTGTACTTTGTTGagcaacatttaaattttaaagttcttatataattatgtactataaaagttcataaataaaataattcattcaatgtaatttaatgtatcAGTACACTATAGAAATCAGCATTACACTTTAATGAATGACCCAAGGGTTTACCATACACTTTACAAGATTGCATAAGGGTGTTAAGTACACTTTCAGTAAAAACGTTATCTGTAGCTCTGattcattaattcaattttttttcaaacaccaACATATTCTTTTTCCAAATTTGTGCAACTTCTAACACTATTAAATGGATCACgtctatttttaaatggttgaGTATCTTTAGTcttttagaaaaaatacataactgtATGATTAAAACAGGGTTACTGGTACATGCTTACATGGTAATAGTGCATTatactttcaataaaaatagTGTAATTAAAACTAATACAGGTATTAGGAAATGTTTTCATGAAGTATTTCAACCAACTATTCACCTCTGACATCATCCATATTGCAGGTAGCTGACTGTGTGTTACTGATGTGTTTGGACAAGCCGGGAGCCATTCCTGTGGACACCCATGTATGGCAGATAGCTGCACGAGATTACATGCCAAAGCTGAAGCAAGCAAAGTCTCTCACTGATACACTGTATAATGAGATTGGTGGGTACATGTTCATGTTGAACTAATTAAAATTAAGTTCCtttatgattgatttattttacaacgtttGTGAAGAAAGTTACATGAACTTATGCTAATTCACTCTCATTGACACGATGTTCCACTGgagtgtggtcttatgttgtGGGGAAACAGGAGTAGCTAGAGAAAATCTACAAGTCTGGTTTTGgaaccaccaaccaaactcatgTATGCCCAAGGGGGAATCGCACCCTGTACTCATTGGTGAAAAGAGAGTATCTTGTCATGAAGTCGTTTGGAAAAACCATGTGGAGAAGCTTTATGTATTAGATTTATCAGCTGCTGTCTTTCAAAATCATAAGTAATAACTTTTGTTTAGGAAAATGAAAAATTTTCTTACACTAGTCTAGTTTATTGCACTGTTAAGTTGTTAACCATTTCATACAGTAAccataatttggtttaaaataattaatttgtctAGATATTCATCGCATTA encodes:
- the LOC128224227 gene encoding N-glycosylase/DNA lyase-like, encoding MSAPLSSTFLSFPCKIAEIRLDRALACGQNFRWKQTTQGEWTGVIGNAVWRLKQSETEIFYQTFRNVHSTLPMIHPMHKFSSEDSLESCCKCVSNGKKSEDIMCNCQKTDLNILRDYLQLNVSLENMYELWSESDENFRNVARTFTGIRMLRQDPIECLFSFICSSNNNISRITSMVEKLASNYGEKIMELDGQEYFSFPQVSSLAKDGVEERLRTLGFGYRAKYIQRSAEYIIGQGGEKWLYDLREMDYPDAKASLLKLCGVGAKVADCVLLMCLDKPGAIPVDTHVWQIAARDYMPKLKQAKSLTDTLYNEIGDHFRSLWGPYAGWAHSVLFTADLRQFQEPGSKKPMVPSPGKRRQTMKMDKQPVKRSHYEETDEKPVTKISKKGKKKSNA